One part of the Edaphobacter acidisoli genome encodes these proteins:
- a CDS encoding VWA domain-containing protein: MTQRIIAAMLAGMMAGTPAMVRAQQANPDGSFTLKVESNIVLTNVVVRDKKTGELVKGLKASDFTILENGKPQTVSTFDYQNVDAAAVLRESTTVSGKATVADLLNQNFAEKPSELKDHRLIVMFFDLSSMQPEDVDRAVEAAQDYIKKKMQPADLVALVSMDTSLSMDQDFTSDKDLLLKGVGRYNGSEGSGFANGNEGGDSSGTADDASSFTADDSEYNALNTDRELYAIREIAKSLERVDQRKSLLYFSGGLTRQGIENQASMRAATNEAVRANMAIYSVDARGLQALSPVGDASTGSLRGNAAYSGGAMQNQLNSNFSSQETLATLASDTGGKAFFDSNDFAPAFQQVQHDTEAYYILGFRSTNTARDGSYRHLTIRVNRSDVKLEYRPGYYAPADFKHQKAEDREEALMEQMRSSLPATDVAVYLEALYFRMSDNRFFVPVSLIVPGSQIPFLKNGDKDKANIDIMGQVKNAEGIVVGNVRDTVKLALDQSQQVERKNIQYTTGFTLAPGRYHLKFVVRENQTGAMGSFEADLQVPDLKKMPLKMSSIVLSSQRTPDTKKSTDPLVRDGLEWIPNVPHVFRQDQHLYFLYEIYDPTREKNGPAPPASPGLVRRPSGQVHVLTSIEFMRGGVKVYETPLVEADTVNTPDRGAVSFQFDVPLSQLKPGTYICQVNVIDDAGGSFSFPRMALMVRPAAPAAAPAKNSVASAR; this comes from the coding sequence TTGACCCAGCGAATCATTGCCGCGATGCTGGCCGGAATGATGGCGGGGACACCTGCTATGGTGCGCGCGCAGCAGGCGAATCCGGATGGCAGCTTCACGCTGAAGGTCGAGAGTAACATCGTGCTAACTAATGTGGTCGTGCGCGACAAGAAGACTGGCGAACTGGTGAAGGGACTGAAGGCCAGCGACTTCACGATCCTCGAAAATGGCAAGCCGCAGACGGTCTCGACCTTCGACTACCAGAACGTCGATGCAGCCGCGGTGCTGCGCGAATCGACTACTGTCAGCGGCAAGGCTACGGTGGCAGATCTGCTGAACCAGAACTTCGCCGAAAAGCCTTCGGAGCTCAAAGACCATCGCCTGATTGTGATGTTCTTCGACCTGAGCAGCATGCAGCCGGAGGATGTGGACCGCGCGGTAGAGGCGGCGCAAGACTACATCAAGAAAAAGATGCAGCCTGCCGATCTTGTCGCGCTGGTGAGCATGGACACGTCGCTCAGCATGGACCAGGACTTTACCTCGGACAAAGACCTTCTGCTCAAAGGCGTAGGCCGCTACAACGGCTCGGAAGGCTCAGGCTTCGCCAACGGCAATGAAGGCGGCGACTCCAGCGGAACGGCAGACGACGCATCAAGCTTCACCGCGGATGACAGCGAGTACAACGCGCTCAACACGGACCGCGAGCTGTATGCCATTCGCGAGATTGCCAAGAGTCTGGAGCGAGTGGACCAGCGCAAGAGCCTGCTTTATTTCTCCGGTGGACTGACGCGGCAAGGCATTGAAAATCAGGCGAGCATGCGCGCTGCGACGAACGAAGCCGTGCGGGCCAACATGGCGATCTATAGCGTAGACGCGCGCGGTCTTCAGGCGCTCTCGCCTGTCGGCGACGCTTCGACGGGAAGTCTGCGGGGAAATGCAGCTTACAGTGGCGGCGCGATGCAGAACCAGTTGAATTCGAACTTCAGCTCGCAGGAAACGCTAGCGACGCTGGCAAGCGACACGGGTGGCAAGGCATTCTTCGACTCAAACGACTTCGCGCCGGCGTTCCAGCAGGTGCAGCACGACACCGAGGCCTACTATATCCTCGGCTTCCGCTCGACCAACACGGCACGCGATGGCAGCTATCGGCATCTAACCATTAGGGTCAACCGCAGCGATGTGAAGCTGGAGTACAGACCCGGATACTATGCTCCCGCCGACTTCAAGCACCAGAAGGCCGAAGATCGCGAAGAGGCCCTGATGGAGCAGATGCGCAGTTCTCTGCCCGCAACCGATGTCGCGGTCTATCTGGAGGCGCTCTACTTCAGGATGAGCGATAACAGGTTCTTTGTGCCTGTCTCGCTGATCGTGCCGGGTTCGCAGATTCCATTCTTGAAGAACGGCGACAAAGACAAAGCAAACATCGACATCATGGGTCAGGTAAAGAACGCCGAAGGCATCGTCGTCGGTAACGTGCGGGACACAGTGAAGCTTGCACTTGACCAGTCACAACAGGTTGAGCGGAAGAACATTCAGTACACGACCGGCTTTACACTCGCGCCCGGACGCTATCACCTCAAGTTTGTGGTGCGCGAAAACCAGACCGGGGCAATGGGCAGCTTCGAGGCCGACCTGCAGGTTCCTGACCTCAAAAAAATGCCGCTGAAGATGAGTTCGATTGTGCTTTCGAGTCAACGAACTCCCGATACGAAGAAGTCCACCGATCCGCTGGTGCGCGATGGGTTGGAGTGGATTCCCAACGTGCCGCATGTCTTCCGACAAGACCAGCACCTGTACTTCCTCTACGAGATCTACGACCCTACACGAGAGAAGAACGGCCCTGCGCCGCCTGCTTCTCCCGGCCTCGTGCGGAGACCCTCCGGACAGGTGCATGTATTGACCAGCATCGAGTTCATGCGTGGCGGGGTGAAAGTGTATGAGACGCCTCTAGTTGAAGCTGACACGGTTAATACGCCCGATCGTGGCGCGGTTTCGTTCCAGTTCGATGTGCCTCTAAGCCAACTGAAACCGGGGACTTACATCTGCCAGGTCAACGTCATCGACGACGCAGGAGGTAGCTTCAGCTTTCCGAGAATGGCGCTGATGGTACGCCCAGCCGCACCGGCTGCGGCCCCAGCGAAGAATTCGGTGGCGTCCGCCCGGTAA
- a CDS encoding DUF6249 domain-containing protein, whose amino-acid sequence MNEVLSGGLIVPVVAMLIPIVAIIGGIWAQMHSTRMKAEQRMAMIARGMSIAEIEKLLGAPGEDMRPPKDPLRSLSNARRTGIVLVSIGIGLIAFFLLLTAILQVHEVLSGAAAGLIPLAIGIGFFVDYNLQKRELSRFGLEVDADVPPSSHAG is encoded by the coding sequence ATGAATGAGGTACTGAGTGGCGGACTAATTGTTCCGGTCGTAGCGATGCTGATCCCAATTGTGGCGATCATTGGGGGCATCTGGGCACAGATGCACAGCACTCGCATGAAGGCAGAGCAGCGCATGGCGATGATTGCGCGAGGCATGTCGATTGCCGAGATCGAGAAGCTGCTTGGCGCACCCGGAGAAGACATGCGCCCCCCGAAGGACCCGCTCCGCAGCCTGAGCAATGCGCGAAGGACGGGGATTGTGTTGGTCTCGATTGGGATTGGCCTGATTGCGTTTTTCCTCCTGCTGACCGCTATTCTGCAGGTGCATGAGGTACTCTCCGGCGCGGCGGCGGGGCTGATTCCGCTGGCGATTGGCATTGGCTTCTTTGTGGACTACAACCTGCAGAAGCGCGAACTTTCGCGCTTCGGGCTGGAAGTAGATGCGGACGTGCCGCCTAGCAGCCATGCCGGTTAG
- the queD gene encoding 6-carboxytetrahydropterin synthase QueD, whose amino-acid sequence MFEVTVEAGFSSGHYLRNYRGKCENPHGHNYKVFVTLVGEELDETGLLLDFKLLKQVMRPTVEYLDHFMINDLAPFDKEINPSAENLARYFYQQTSKQVHEMTGGRVRVKDCTLYETDTSFARYYE is encoded by the coding sequence ATGTTTGAAGTGACTGTAGAAGCCGGTTTCTCCTCCGGCCACTACCTCCGCAACTATCGAGGCAAGTGTGAGAACCCGCATGGCCACAACTACAAGGTCTTCGTGACCCTGGTGGGTGAGGAACTGGATGAGACCGGATTGCTGCTCGACTTCAAGCTGCTGAAACAGGTGATGCGTCCGACGGTCGAGTATCTGGACCACTTCATGATTAACGACCTGGCGCCGTTCGACAAAGAGATCAATCCCAGCGCGGAGAACCTGGCGCGGTATTTCTACCAACAGACCAGCAAACAGGTGCATGAGATGACCGGAGGCCGCGTGCGCGTGAAGGATTGCACGCTGTACGAGACCGATACCAGCTTTGCACGCTACTACGAATAA
- a CDS encoding TonB-dependent receptor, with protein MRRTMVVLAVSAWAGTSLAAQNQAPSQTQVAPVAPAAAVSAAASGGTITGTVKAGTVPLPGVAVTAANTLTGKKYATTTDVNGAFSMIVPRDGRYVVKAELAAFAAETKEVLINANGQNGGKPEEIAQFEMQLASRMAREEAQQQARQTGTASALAGALARGTQALSLSGDSADIADASSGGSDTGAQMPSASGADSAATESVAVNGQMGETNGLANFSEDEIRQRIQDAMEQARRQGGAVGDMTNMVAGMLGGMMGPGGGGRGFGGGGRGGGRGGFRQFDPTQLHGAIFYQGGNGALNAAPFSVAAALGEPGAQVVKPSSMSNRFGVSLAGSPFIPGLIKPSTKQFFFFNLTGQKNINPSIYNGTVPTLAERGGDFSALSQALYDPATGKPIPGNNLNNAQTPVSAQALALLKFYPAPNVPNAGALNNYQTVTNAGQNSTSAALRYVRNFGQAPAFGRGFGRRQTSGPAQLGQNINFNGSYSHSASDLRNIFLPLGGRTDSTGYGITAGYMLSYGRFRDNASLNWNRSHGTTENYFTNGATNPATDAGVLVGNSTIQSNPFYYGVPSLSFGGSTAFTGLSNTTPSDTINQTISFSDFVSYRKGKHNMRFGGDIRRVHADSIGTGSPLGSFSFTGYATQNPAANCVSSSTTACPVIPASGNGFADFLFGLPQNASVQAGLFKTYLRANVYDWYAQDDWRALSNLTLNYGLRYEYFSPYFEKNNRLVNLDHNTDFTAVEAVQPGQHGTYSGAFPRSLVNPDRAMYAPRFGFAYRPTARFFKDTVIRGGYGINYNTGQYASIARQMSNQPPFAVTQTNIAGQQGCGTLGTFTLAGAYNCSTAAVQNNYSANLNYRLGHVQIWDLDIQHTFPLGIVANIGYDGAKGGNLDMVRAPNRTASGLLNSSAQAFDYEDSLGYSRFEALRVNLRKRMSKGIALGGSYQYGHSIDNASSIGGGATTVAQNDLDLNAEEGNSSFDIRQKLTGNWVIELPFGPNRALLSKGGFWSHALDGFSISGDFTFAMGSYYTPNYVLTVQETASGSSNSLRPNRNFGVPVAGERKLGNWFNAAAFSAPAAGQFGTASRNSIEGPGTTAVDASLSKTVTLGETRSFEARVTATNALNMVEYSGINTTLNSPTFGQVTGASAMRTLSVEARYRF; from the coding sequence ATGAGACGAACGATGGTGGTACTGGCTGTGTCTGCGTGGGCTGGAACGAGCCTCGCAGCGCAGAATCAGGCTCCGAGCCAGACACAGGTTGCGCCTGTAGCACCGGCTGCTGCCGTGTCGGCGGCTGCATCTGGAGGTACGATTACGGGAACCGTGAAGGCCGGTACAGTGCCCCTGCCAGGCGTAGCCGTGACAGCAGCCAACACCTTGACCGGCAAGAAATACGCGACAACTACAGATGTGAATGGCGCGTTTTCGATGATTGTTCCGCGCGATGGACGCTACGTGGTGAAGGCGGAGTTGGCGGCGTTTGCAGCAGAGACAAAAGAAGTTTTGATCAACGCAAATGGTCAGAATGGCGGGAAGCCCGAGGAGATCGCTCAGTTCGAGATGCAGCTGGCTTCGCGGATGGCACGCGAGGAGGCACAGCAACAGGCACGGCAGACGGGAACGGCGAGCGCTTTAGCGGGTGCGCTGGCGCGCGGAACGCAGGCGTTGAGTTTGTCCGGCGATAGTGCGGACATTGCTGACGCAAGTTCGGGCGGAAGCGACACGGGTGCGCAGATGCCTTCAGCGAGCGGAGCGGATTCTGCGGCGACGGAGTCGGTTGCCGTGAACGGGCAGATGGGCGAGACCAACGGCCTTGCCAATTTCAGCGAAGATGAGATCCGTCAGCGCATTCAGGATGCAATGGAACAGGCGCGAAGGCAGGGCGGGGCTGTCGGCGACATGACGAACATGGTCGCGGGAATGCTTGGCGGCATGATGGGGCCCGGTGGCGGCGGACGCGGTTTTGGTGGTGGAGGACGCGGCGGCGGGCGCGGCGGGTTCCGGCAGTTCGATCCGACGCAGCTGCATGGTGCGATCTTCTATCAGGGCGGCAATGGTGCGCTGAATGCCGCGCCGTTCTCGGTTGCGGCTGCGCTGGGTGAGCCAGGCGCGCAGGTGGTGAAGCCCTCGTCGATGTCGAACCGCTTTGGCGTGAGCCTTGCCGGGTCGCCTTTCATTCCTGGGCTCATCAAGCCAAGCACGAAGCAATTCTTCTTCTTCAATCTGACCGGACAGAAGAACATCAATCCTTCCATCTACAACGGTACGGTGCCAACGCTGGCTGAGCGCGGCGGCGATTTCTCCGCTCTCTCGCAGGCGCTCTATGATCCCGCGACCGGGAAACCGATTCCGGGCAACAATCTGAATAACGCGCAGACGCCTGTCTCCGCACAGGCGCTGGCACTATTGAAGTTCTACCCTGCGCCGAATGTGCCGAATGCAGGCGCGTTGAACAACTACCAGACCGTGACGAACGCAGGGCAGAACTCTACCTCTGCCGCGCTCCGTTATGTGAGGAACTTCGGGCAGGCTCCGGCCTTTGGCAGAGGCTTTGGACGGCGACAAACAAGCGGACCTGCGCAATTGGGTCAGAACATCAACTTCAATGGCAGCTATTCACACAGTGCCAGTGATCTGCGCAACATCTTCCTGCCACTTGGCGGGCGGACAGATAGCACCGGCTATGGGATCACGGCTGGCTATATGTTGAGCTACGGACGATTTCGGGATAATGCCTCGCTGAACTGGAACCGCTCACACGGAACGACGGAGAACTACTTTACGAATGGCGCGACGAACCCTGCGACAGACGCTGGCGTGCTGGTGGGCAACTCGACGATTCAGTCGAACCCTTTCTATTACGGCGTCCCGTCGCTCTCGTTTGGAGGCTCGACCGCATTCACAGGCCTGAGCAACACAACGCCGAGCGACACGATCAACCAGACGATCTCGTTTAGCGACTTTGTTTCCTATCGCAAGGGCAAGCACAACATGCGCTTCGGCGGAGACATACGTCGCGTCCATGCGGATTCAATCGGCACGGGCTCGCCGCTTGGCTCGTTCAGCTTTACGGGCTACGCTACGCAGAATCCCGCCGCTAACTGCGTCTCTTCTTCTACAACAGCCTGCCCCGTGATTCCTGCGAGCGGCAACGGGTTTGCAGATTTTCTATTCGGCCTTCCGCAAAATGCATCCGTTCAGGCGGGACTGTTCAAAACGTATCTTCGCGCAAACGTCTATGACTGGTACGCGCAGGACGACTGGCGCGCGCTGTCGAACCTGACGTTGAACTATGGGCTTCGTTATGAGTACTTCTCGCCCTACTTTGAGAAAAACAACCGGCTGGTGAACCTGGATCACAATACTGACTTCACGGCTGTTGAGGCGGTTCAGCCAGGCCAGCACGGCACGTACAGTGGCGCATTCCCGCGTTCGCTCGTGAATCCGGACCGTGCCATGTATGCGCCGCGGTTTGGATTTGCGTATAGGCCAACTGCGAGATTCTTCAAAGACACGGTGATTCGTGGCGGCTATGGCATCAACTACAACACGGGGCAGTACGCGTCGATTGCGCGGCAGATGTCGAACCAGCCGCCCTTCGCCGTGACCCAGACGAATATTGCCGGTCAGCAAGGGTGCGGCACACTCGGCACATTCACGCTGGCAGGAGCATACAACTGCTCCACCGCAGCGGTGCAGAACAACTACAGCGCCAACCTGAACTACAGACTTGGACATGTGCAGATATGGGACCTGGATATTCAACACACCTTCCCGCTGGGGATTGTGGCGAACATTGGCTACGACGGCGCGAAGGGCGGCAACCTTGACATGGTCCGTGCGCCGAACCGGACTGCGAGCGGCCTGCTGAACTCAAGCGCACAGGCGTTCGACTACGAAGATTCGCTTGGCTACTCGCGCTTCGAGGCGCTGAGAGTCAACCTGCGGAAGCGAATGTCGAAGGGCATTGCGCTGGGCGGTTCGTATCAGTATGGACACTCGATCGACAATGCCTCTTCGATTGGCGGAGGCGCAACAACTGTGGCCCAAAACGATCTGGACCTGAATGCGGAGGAGGGCAATAGCTCCTTTGACATTCGCCAGAAGCTGACGGGCAACTGGGTCATTGAGCTTCCGTTTGGGCCGAACCGCGCGCTGCTTTCGAAGGGCGGCTTCTGGTCTCATGCACTTGATGGATTCTCAATCTCGGGAGATTTCACCTTTGCTATGGGAAGCTACTACACGCCGAACTACGTGCTGACAGTGCAGGAAACGGCTTCGGGATCGAGCAATTCGCTGCGCCCAAATCGTAACTTCGGTGTGCCGGTCGCCGGTGAACGGAAACTCGGCAATTGGTTCAATGCGGCTGCGTTCTCGGCTCCGGCAGCAGGCCAGTTCGGCACAGCGTCTCGCAATTCGATTGAAGGACCTGGGACCACAGCGGTCGATGCTTCACTCTCAAAGACAGTAACCCTGGGCGAGACGCGGTCGTTCGAGGCGCGTGTGACGGCGACAAATGCGCTGAATATGGTCGAGTATTCAGGGATCAATACGACGTTGAACTCGCCGACATTTGGTCAGGTGACAGGAGCGTCTGCGATGCGAACGCTTTCGGTTGAGGCGAGGTATCGGTTCTAA
- a CDS encoding RNA polymerase sigma factor, with protein sequence MSNPSLAADLNFEQIVRDHQTMVFSTLVRLTGSRENVEDLAQEVFLRLYRALPGFRGEALLSTYLYRITINVAQNEWKRRRRAERSTVSISDEVSGWEDRLEHPGLNAEQQLAEEEFKLTVEDELHKLSQVERTVLVLYHQEERTYEQIAEVLGMPIGTVRTHLHRGRKKMREALANASKGRSELCTANL encoded by the coding sequence TTGTCTAACCCTTCCTTGGCGGCCGACCTCAACTTCGAGCAGATTGTCCGGGACCATCAGACGATGGTCTTCAGTACGCTCGTGCGCCTTACCGGGAGCCGCGAGAACGTCGAAGACCTCGCGCAGGAGGTCTTCCTGCGTCTCTACCGGGCCTTGCCCGGCTTTCGCGGCGAAGCCCTGCTCTCGACCTATCTTTATCGCATTACTATCAACGTCGCGCAGAACGAGTGGAAGCGCCGTCGCCGCGCTGAGCGGTCGACGGTGTCGATCTCCGATGAGGTCTCAGGCTGGGAAGACCGCCTTGAACATCCCGGCCTGAATGCAGAGCAGCAATTAGCCGAAGAAGAATTTAAACTTACCGTTGAAGACGAGTTACACAAACTAAGTCAGGTCGAACGCACGGTGCTCGTCCTCTACCATCAGGAAGAGCGCACCTATGAGCAGATCGCCGAGGTGCTCGGCATGCCCATCGGCACAGTCAGAACGCACCTCCATCGCGGCAGAAAAAAGATGCGCGAAGCGCTCGCGAACGCATCCAAAGGAAGGAGCGAGCTATGCACGGCGAACCTGTGA
- a CDS encoding VIT1/CCC1 transporter family protein, with amino-acid sequence MFYAAHALNYTTAMSDAVQTPHTHATHSHTPHIEGHFESSETVRDIVIGLSDGLTVPFALAAGLSGAVASSHIVVLAGLAEIAAGSIAMGLGGYLAARGDAEHYASERQREEREIVERTHDEEEEIYEIFGQYSVDRASAAPVLHALRQNPTAWVDFMMRFELGLEEPPANRAHRSAITIAASYVAGGFIPLLPYMLVSNNLAALKLSVLITLLALAVFGALKGKLVGTGWLRSAIQAITIGGAAAAAAYFLARLLNAHS; translated from the coding sequence ATGTTCTATGCGGCACACGCCCTCAACTACACTACGGCCATGAGCGATGCTGTCCAGACCCCCCACACACATGCCACACACAGCCACACGCCGCACATAGAAGGCCACTTTGAGTCCTCCGAGACCGTCCGGGACATCGTCATCGGCCTCTCTGACGGTCTTACGGTCCCTTTTGCTTTGGCGGCAGGTCTCTCGGGAGCAGTAGCGTCGTCGCACATCGTCGTCCTCGCCGGTCTCGCGGAGATTGCTGCCGGCTCGATCGCCATGGGTCTTGGCGGCTATCTCGCGGCCCGCGGCGACGCTGAGCACTACGCCTCCGAGCGCCAGCGCGAAGAGCGTGAGATCGTCGAGCGCACTCACGATGAAGAGGAAGAGATCTACGAGATATTCGGTCAGTACTCGGTCGACCGCGCCAGCGCAGCGCCGGTCCTCCATGCACTCAGGCAAAATCCCACTGCTTGGGTCGATTTCATGATGCGCTTCGAGCTTGGCCTGGAAGAGCCGCCTGCCAACCGCGCCCACCGCTCAGCGATTACGATCGCCGCGTCCTATGTCGCCGGTGGATTCATCCCATTGTTGCCGTACATGCTGGTCAGCAACAATCTGGCCGCACTCAAGCTCTCCGTCCTGATTACGCTGCTCGCACTGGCCGTCTTCGGAGCGCTCAAGGGAAAACTAGTCGGTACCGGCTGGCTCCGCAGTGCCATCCAGGCCATCACTATCGGCGGCGCTGCTGCTGCTGCTGCCTACTTCCTCGCTCGTCTGCTCAACGCCCACTCGTAA
- a CDS encoding ATP-dependent DNA helicase yields the protein MLSRSSLAFEHRKGQYEMAREIERAFKEKRHLIVEAGTGTGKTLAYLLPALRLAREKQQRVIISTGTKNLQEQLYFKDVPFLESLLGPLKVCYMKGRANYLCRHKLYALRDNPLLNGLEEIWQFHNILAWEKTTETGDRAEIDALPETSALWQKLDARTEACLGQTCPDWEQCFVTAMRRKALESDIIIVNHHLFFADLSIKQEAAGAPDAGILPDAAAVIFDEAHELEEVASNYFGIGLGTQRFDELVRDVELMLKAKHASTSAIESACATLKERARMFFGVLPMETAGAGRMPFHNREAFLEESGDFYISVQNALTRLEGELEYLKNVDEAPGLRRRAAEIRAHLSFLLESPDRNTVFWIERRAVGGVRAAARGHGNPVLHTQLQATPIDVSELLSTTLFDAYSSVILTSATLTVSGGFHHLRARLGLVSARELVVPSHFRYGEQALLYLPPNMPDPREPDFPERATERIRRVLEITHGRAFCLFTSYKQMQETHDRLLAELPYKLLLHGTAPRHVLLQQFRETPNAVLFGTSSFWQGVDVQGEQLSCVIIDRLPFAVPNDPVVEARMQAIEAQGGKPFFDYQVPNAVITLKQGFGRLIRSLTDRGVLMLLDPRIQRQRYGRIFLESLPPYRLTQEIADVERFFADSERI from the coding sequence ATGCTCTCGCGGTCGTCGCTGGCGTTTGAGCATCGCAAGGGGCAGTATGAGATGGCGCGGGAGATTGAGCGGGCCTTCAAGGAAAAGCGCCACCTGATCGTCGAGGCTGGGACGGGGACCGGCAAGACGCTGGCGTATCTGCTGCCTGCGTTGCGGCTGGCGCGTGAGAAGCAGCAGCGGGTGATTATCTCGACCGGCACGAAGAATCTGCAGGAGCAGCTTTACTTCAAGGATGTGCCATTTCTGGAATCGCTGCTGGGGCCGCTGAAGGTCTGTTACATGAAGGGGCGGGCGAATTATCTGTGCCGGCACAAACTGTATGCGTTGCGGGATAATCCGCTGCTGAATGGCCTGGAGGAGATTTGGCAGTTTCACAACATTCTGGCGTGGGAGAAGACGACGGAGACGGGCGACCGCGCGGAGATTGATGCGCTGCCGGAGACTTCGGCGCTGTGGCAGAAGCTGGATGCGCGCACGGAGGCTTGCCTGGGGCAGACGTGTCCGGACTGGGAGCAGTGCTTTGTGACGGCGATGCGGCGCAAGGCGCTGGAGTCGGACATCATCATCGTGAATCACCATCTCTTCTTCGCCGATCTGAGCATCAAGCAGGAGGCTGCGGGTGCGCCGGATGCGGGGATTCTGCCGGATGCAGCGGCGGTGATCTTTGACGAGGCGCATGAGTTGGAGGAGGTTGCGTCGAACTACTTCGGCATTGGGCTGGGTACGCAGCGTTTTGATGAGCTGGTGCGCGATGTGGAGTTGATGCTGAAGGCGAAACATGCGAGTACGTCCGCGATTGAGAGCGCGTGTGCCACGCTGAAGGAGCGCGCGCGCATGTTCTTTGGCGTGCTGCCGATGGAGACGGCGGGTGCGGGGAGGATGCCGTTTCATAACCGCGAGGCTTTTCTGGAGGAGAGCGGCGATTTCTACATCTCGGTGCAGAATGCGCTGACGCGGCTGGAGGGGGAGCTGGAGTATCTGAAGAATGTGGACGAGGCTCCGGGGTTGCGGCGGCGCGCTGCAGAGATTCGTGCGCATCTTTCTTTTTTGCTGGAGTCGCCGGATCGCAACACAGTCTTCTGGATTGAGCGGCGGGCTGTGGGTGGCGTGCGCGCGGCGGCGCGTGGACATGGGAATCCGGTGCTGCATACGCAGTTGCAGGCCACGCCGATTGATGTTTCGGAGCTGCTGAGCACGACGCTCTTCGATGCGTATAGCTCGGTGATTCTGACTTCGGCTACGCTGACAGTTTCTGGAGGCTTCCATCATCTCCGCGCGCGGCTGGGGCTGGTGAGTGCGCGAGAACTGGTGGTGCCGAGTCACTTCAGGTACGGCGAACAGGCGCTGCTTTATCTGCCACCGAATATGCCTGATCCTCGTGAGCCGGACTTTCCTGAACGGGCTACAGAGCGGATTCGCCGCGTGCTGGAGATTACGCACGGGCGCGCGTTTTGCCTGTTTACCAGCTACAAGCAGATGCAGGAGACGCACGACCGGCTGTTAGCCGAGTTGCCGTATAAGTTGCTGCTGCACGGCACGGCTCCTCGGCATGTTCTGTTGCAGCAATTCCGCGAGACACCGAATGCGGTGCTCTTTGGCACGTCGAGCTTCTGGCAGGGAGTGGATGTACAGGGCGAGCAATTGAGTTGTGTGATTATCGACCGGCTGCCGTTTGCTGTGCCGAATGATCCTGTGGTGGAGGCGCGGATGCAGGCGATCGAAGCGCAGGGTGGGAAACCGTTCTTCGACTACCAGGTGCCGAATGCTGTAATCACGCTGAAGCAGGGATTTGGGCGGCTGATTCGTTCGCTGACGGACAGGGGTGTGCTGATGCTGCTTGATCCGCGGATTCAGCGGCAGCGCTATGGACGGATATTTTTGGAGAGTCTTCCGCCTTATCGGCTGACCCAGGAGATCGCCGACGTGGAGCGGTTCTTCGCGGATTCTGAGAGAATTTAA
- a CDS encoding 7-carboxy-7-deazaguanine synthase QueE — translation MYLIELYKSVQGESSFAGLPCIFVRLAGCNLRCAWCDSEYTFTGGKPFTLDEIEAQIKALAPCTLIEFTGGEPMLQAKELLPLMERLLAQNFTLMMETSGERPLTDVPKAVHKIVDVKCPGAGAAADSFRMENLDALTGNDEVKFVIADRADYEFAREFIRKHELELKAGQVLLSPAFQKTPSPQRTADNMALDPRKLVEWMLADGLPARLSLQIHKFIWEPMKKGV, via the coding sequence ATGTACTTAATTGAACTTTACAAATCCGTCCAAGGCGAGTCATCGTTTGCGGGATTGCCGTGCATCTTCGTGCGGCTGGCTGGATGCAATCTTCGCTGTGCGTGGTGTGACTCCGAGTACACCTTCACGGGTGGTAAGCCGTTCACCCTGGATGAAATCGAGGCGCAGATCAAGGCGCTGGCGCCTTGCACGCTGATTGAGTTCACAGGCGGTGAGCCGATGCTGCAGGCGAAGGAGCTTCTTCCCTTGATGGAGCGGCTGCTCGCACAGAACTTTACTTTGATGATGGAGACCTCCGGGGAGCGCCCGCTGACTGACGTGCCCAAGGCGGTTCATAAGATTGTGGATGTGAAGTGTCCGGGTGCGGGTGCTGCGGCGGACAGCTTTCGCATGGAAAACCTCGATGCACTTACCGGAAATGATGAGGTGAAGTTTGTGATTGCGGACCGTGCGGACTATGAGTTTGCGCGGGAGTTCATTCGCAAGCATGAGCTTGAGCTGAAGGCTGGGCAAGTGCTGCTGAGCCCTGCTTTCCAGAAGACACCAAGCCCGCAGCGTACGGCAGACAATATGGCGCTCGATCCGCGCAAGCTAGTGGAGTGGATGCTTGCCGATGGTCTTCCTGCGCGGTTGTCGCTCCAGATACACAAGTTCATCTGGGAGCCGATGAAAAAGGGTGTATAG